The Enterobacter mori genomic interval CTGCGCGCAGTGAAAAATGTCTCCGTTAACGAGCCATTCTTCCAGGGACACTTCCCTGGTAAGCCGATCTTCCCGGGTGTGTTGATCCTGGAAGCGATGGCACAGGCAACCGGTATTCTGGCGTTTAAAAGCGTAGGTAAACTGGAGCCGGGTGAACTCTATTACTTCGCAGGCATCGATGAAGCGCGCTTTAAGCGTCCAGTCGTGCCTGGTGATCAGATGATCATGGAAGTCACTTTTGAAAAAACGCGTCGCGGCCTGACTCGCTTCAAAGGCGTAGCTCTGGTTGACGGCAAAGTTGTTTGCGAAGCGACGATGATGTGTGCTCGTAGCCGGGAGTCCTGATACGTGATTGATAAATCTGCCTTTATTCATCCTACTGCCATTGTGGAAACCGGTGCCATCGTTGGTGCTAACGTCCACATTGGCCCGTTCTGTATTGTTGGACCCCATGTCGAAATTGGTGAGGGTACAGTACTGAAGTCTCACGTTGTGGTAAATGGTCACACGACCATTGGCTGCAATAACGAGATTTATCAGTTCGCTTCCATCGGTGAAGTTAACCAGGATCTGAAATATGCTGGTGAATCGACCCGTCTGGAAATTGGCGATCGTAACCGTATTCGCGAAAGCGTCACCATTCATCGTGGAACAGTACAGGGTGGTGGGTTGACGAAGGTAGGTAGCGACAACCTGTTTATGGTTAATGCGCATATCGCGCACGACTGTACCGTGGGTGACCGCTGTATTCTCGCCAACAACGCAACGCTGGCAGGACACGTATCGGTTGATGATTTCGCAATTATCGGTGGCATGACCGCAGTTCATCAGTTCTGCATCATTGGTGCACACGTGATGGTCGGCGGCTGCTCTGGTGTGGCGCAAGACGTCCCACCTTACGTTATTGCGCAGGGTA includes:
- the lpxA gene encoding acyl-ACP--UDP-N-acetylglucosamine O-acyltransferase translates to MIDKSAFIHPTAIVETGAIVGANVHIGPFCIVGPHVEIGEGTVLKSHVVVNGHTTIGCNNEIYQFASIGEVNQDLKYAGESTRLEIGDRNRIRESVTIHRGTVQGGGLTKVGSDNLFMVNAHIAHDCTVGDRCILANNATLAGHVSVDDFAIIGGMTAVHQFCIIGAHVMVGGCSGVAQDVPPYVIAQGNHATPFGVNIEGLKRRGFSREAITAIRNAYKLLYRSGKTLEEAKPEIAELANKHPEVNAFMEFFDRSTRGLIR
- the fabZ gene encoding 3-hydroxyacyl-ACP dehydratase FabZ, translated to MTTDTHTLHIEEILELLPHRYPFLLVDRVLDFEEGRFLRAVKNVSVNEPFFQGHFPGKPIFPGVLILEAMAQATGILAFKSVGKLEPGELYYFAGIDEARFKRPVVPGDQMIMEVTFEKTRRGLTRFKGVALVDGKVVCEATMMCARSRES